In one Halichondria panicea chromosome 4, odHalPani1.1, whole genome shotgun sequence genomic region, the following are encoded:
- the LOC135335504 gene encoding mediator of RNA polymerase II transcription subunit 31-like: MEAILHPLIRQLNLPTDAQHNPEKYRFEVELEFVQCLANPSYLNFLAQRGFFKEKEFTNYLEYLQYWKQQEYTQYLKYPQCLHFLDLLQSEQFRHEIANAQCSKFVEEQQLLHWHHYTKKRMQFQDKLLSQAKIPMSQK, from the exons ATGGAAGCTATTCTTCACCCGTTGATCAGGCAGCTCAACCTTCCCACAG ACGCACAACACAACCCTGAGAAATATCGGTTTGAAGTGGAGTTGGAATTTGTACAGTGTTTGGCCAATCCAAGCTATTTGAACT TTCTGGCCCAGAGAGGTTTCTTCAAAGAGAAAGAATTCACCAACTATCTGGAATATCTTCAGTATTGGAAACAACAAGAGTACACGCAATACCTGAA GTACCCTCAGTGTCTACACTTTCTGGACCTCCTCCAGTCAGAGCAGTTTCGTCATGAAATAGCAAACGCTCAGTGCTCCAAGTTTGTTGAGGAGCAGCAGTTGCTGCATTGGCATCATTACACCAAGAAGAGAATGCAGTTTCAGGACAAACTTT TATCGCAAGCAAAGATCCCAATGAGTCAAAAATGA
- the LOC135335521 gene encoding ATP synthase subunit delta, mitochondrial-like has translation MAASLRVGRLLGTSLRAGWIATRGYSNGASMIPLTFGSPYESFYDNVNVKQVDVSATTGSFGILPDHVPAVSVLKPGLVTIYEDDNKTVKYFASSGTVTINTDSTVQILAEEAVPLDRLDAQAARTGLEKCQQKLTSSSSEQDRAEANIGVELYEAMLKALEGN, from the exons ATGGCTGCCTCGTTGAGAGTTGGAAGATTGCTTGGAACTAGCCTCAGAGCGGGATGGATAGCTACCAGAGGATACAGCAATGGAGCTTCAATGATCCCTCTAACATTCGGGTCTCCTTATGAG TCTTTCTATGACAATGTGAATGTGAAGCAAGTGGACGTGTCTGCAACTACTGGATCCTTTGGTATCCTACCCGATCACGTTCCTGCCGTCTCTGTTCTTAAACCAGGTCTCGTGACAATCTACGAAGATGATAACAAGACAGTCAAGTACTTTG CAAGCAGTGGTACGGTGACCATCAACACGGACAGTACTGTTCAAATTCTTGCCGAGGAGGCTGTTCCCCTGGACAGACTGGATGCACAG GCTGCTAGGACAGGTCTTGAAAAGTGTCAACAGAAGTTGACCTCATCATCCTCAGAGCAGGATAGGGCAGAGGCTAATATCGGAGTGGAACTGTACGAGGCCATGTTGAAGGCTCTCGAGGGAAACTAG
- the LOC135335502 gene encoding protein NipSnap homolog 2-like, producing the protein MLSLCRSTSRLHGLRALVSRDGGLARLHARGLFGSKSDVPKKSQSRVLSKDEGHLFEMELHRVKPEYMEDYLKASGEAFLRVNDSPEIPAQLFGSWTTMVGPVQDQATHLWKYEDYASVSKAKQMLNEDKHWNEYLKTRAKMLDRRSSQVILPFAFWAPADHSTMTPKGLYEMRTYTLRPGTLIEWGQAWETGIHYRKDESIGGWFSQIGEMHQVHHLWAYKDLVDRQEMRQEAWSVPGWDECVMRTVPLIRYMAVRVLIPTAYSPLQ; encoded by the exons ATGCTTTCTCTGTGCAGAAGTACGTCCAGGCTCCACGGCCTAAGGGCACTGGTCTCCAGGGATGGGGGGCTAGCGAGGCTCCATGCTAGAGGTCTGTTTGGTAGCAAGAGTGATGTCCCCAAGAAGTCACAGTCACGAGTGCTCAGCAAGGACGAGGGTCACCTCTTTGAGATGGAGT TGCACAGAGTTAAACCAGAGTACATGGAAGACTACCTAAAAGCATC TGGAGAGGCATTTCTGAGAGTGAACGATAGTCCAGAGATACCTGCCCAACTGTTTGGCAGCTGGACCACCATGGTCGGACCAGTGCAGGACCAAGCTA CTCATCTTTGGAAATATGAAGATTACGCTTCTGTGTCCAAGGCCAAACAGATGCTTAATGAAGATAAG CATTGGAATGAATATCTGAAGACACGGGCCAAGATGTTGGACCGCCGTAGTTCCCAGGTCATCCTCCCCTTTGCATTCTGGGCCCCGGCTGACCACAGCACTATGACACCAAAGGGACTCTACGAAATGAGAACCTACACTCTCAGA CCTGGGACTCTGATTGAATGGGGTCAAGCATG GGAGACGGGAATACACTATCGTAAGGATGAGTCAATCGGTGGATGGTTTTCTCAGATTGGGGAGATGCATCAGGTGCACCATTTGTGGG CGTACAAGGACCTGGTTGACCGGCAGGAGATGAGACAAGAGGCGTGGTCAGTACCTGGCTGGGACGAGTGTGTCATGAGAacag tTCCGTTGATTCGCTACATGGCAGTGAGGGTCCTCATTCCAACAGCCTACTCTCCACTGCAATAA
- the LOC135335509 gene encoding cell surface glycoprotein 1-like translates to MATVNRSSEWVGNAYLYVMGDPNRKSYARNSKGFEPMENFFPAIPKPDSVYGDSDSDSGTEELVKERHQRMLEARQRRMDKKREQALAKQALAEQALAKQALAEQALAKQALAEQALAKQALAKQALQEDNRTGNGQQVDLNNDASLNQTSQAPIIVDPDTRDTSTVQPNMRETTTVELVTKETTVTRAPRDSTHTILVEEGNTAHTTSIEQQYSPEISMADGSLPKQFNTLQPSRLDFDGSSSEPERNTRMAPPLSTGEVPKKTKRKKTFTMPSKRKSRKSVRVQSETSQSDTDTNIETGGSFNPPISSTLNPDQVLTAKSQKKKGASGSKKEISSIQPFKKFDNTDSDSEADPNTTMEKLLGGALSRLSKYQTLLSRGQPGKSSQDEGSDVSKVSIPKEATKKSQIPISKRSKSMTGKKRNIESEVLISEKEKATIESEEEPATKKTRASTRKSLAAKSAAKNKESTLKKNRKTSPTKSKGRPSQKKDRQSILPKERTPSPPSYESMVTDHDIVSPNLLPMNSPPFNDDATASTQTTPTPSEQPTPNDGGTASVQTTPNDGGTASVQTTPTPSEQPTLSNSQRKFLKVKRFSIMLTKTVSPPGSVPGSAEKSTTTKKQSVRSKANKSDDPVPNRKKSNRKSSVGSSKPSSGSSSNPEKSHTVRKKKGKGKPETEVEHVERESPPVSGDEVAGAPSPDISVLPNLIRKRKNQTKLQPVKRRKIDQLQGADEELELTLSPGGRQYRRHKVGPRSARTPGVRRSRRTKIPPVRPWLGEKVEYEMRRKSGVSLKGYLVPNYDLDEPAPPKRKHTKRTTSQEAVNATDSDFEKLTIGDSSNEEEWTVVRTKASSDKIEINELANIDYYRFYSTNAIAFGVMSFQPMAIKDSCSNLDHQIVFHITTGRLQFKVNDIEYSVQPGMTVHIPPSSFYRIQNLHRSKAEVFYVAHSVKTNTD, encoded by the exons ATGGCCACTGTTAACAGGAGCTCGGAATGGGTCGGAAATGCCTACCTCTACGTCAT GGGTGATCCTAACCGCAAGTCGTACGCTCGTAACAGTAAAGGTTTTGAACCAATGGAAAACTTTTTCCCTGCAATACCCAAACCGGATTCAG TGTATGGAGACAGTGACTCGGATAGTGGGACAGAGGAGCTGGTTAAGGAACGCCATCAGAGAATGCTGGAGGCCAGACAGAGACGAATGGACAAGAAGAGAGAGCAGGCTCTAGCAAAACAGGCACTAGCAGAGCAGGCTCTAGCAAAGCAGGCACTAGCAGAGCAGGCTCTGGCAAAGCAGGCTCTAGCAGAGCAGGCTCTGGCAAAGCAGGCACTAGCAAAGCAAGCACTCCAGGAGGATAATCGTACAGGCAATGGGCAGCAAGTAGATCTCAACAATG ATGCCTCCCTTAACCAAACAAGTCAGGCCCCTATCATTGTTGATCCAGACACCAGAGATACCAGCACTGTTCAGCCAAACATGAGAGAGACCACCACTGTTGAGTTAGTCACCAAGGAAACCACAGTCACTAGGGCTCCCCGtgactccacacacaccattctAGTGGAGGAGGgcaacactgcacacactacaTCCATTGAGCAACAGTACTCTCCTGAGATCTCAATGGCGGACGGTTCCCTCCCAAAGCAGTTCAACACACTGCAACCTTCTAG GCTGGATTTCGATGGCAGCTCCTCTGAACCAGAAAGAAATACACGAATGGCTCCTCCACTAAGCACTGGTGAAGTGCCCAAGAAAACCAAAAGAAAGAAAACTTTCACCATGCCTAGCAAACGAAAATCGAGAAAGTCTGTTCGAGTTCAATCTGAGACCTCCCAGTCAGACACTGATACTAACATAGAGACTGGGGGCTCCTTCAATCCTCCCATCAGCAGCACGCTCAATCCTGATCAAGTTCTGACAGCTAAATCTCAGAAGAAGAAAGGTGCTAGTGGCAGTAAGAAAGAGATCTCTAGCATTCAACCATTCAAGAAATTTGATAACACAGATTCTGACAGTGAAGCTGACCCAAATACAACTATGGAAAAATTACTGGGTGGAGCTCTGAGTCGTCTCAGCAAATACCAAACACTTTTAAGCCGGGGACAGCCCGGGAAATCTTCTCAAGATGAAGGAAGTGACGTATCTAAAGTATCGATACCTAAAGAAGCTACTAAAAAGAGCCAAATACCCATCAGCAAGAGATCAAAGTCAATGACAGGGAAAAAAAGAAACATTGAATCTGAAGTTTTGATCTCGGAAAAGGAAAAAGCAACAATTGAATCTGAAGAAGAACCGGCTACTAAAAAAACCAGAGCATCCACCAGAAAATCTCTTGCCGCTAAGTCAGCAGCCAAAAATAAGGAATCTACTCTAAAGAAAAATCGAAAAACTTCACCTACAAAATCAAAGGGCAGGCCTTCACAGAAAAAGGACAGACAATCCATTTTGCCAAAAGAGCGAACTCCAAGCCCTCCAAGCTATGAGTCAATGGTGACCGATCACGACATAGTTTCTCCCAACTTGCTACCTATGAACAGCCCTCCATTTAACGATGATGCTACTGCAAGCacacaaaccacacccaccccctctgAACAGCCTACTCCAAACGACGGTGGTACTGCCAGCGTACAAACTACTCCAAACGATGGTGGGACTGCCAGCGTACAAACTACACCCACCCCTTCTGAACAACCTACTCTAAGCAACTCTCAAAGAAAGTTCTTAAAAGTGAAACGATTCTCCATAATGTTAACTAAAACTGTCTCCCCTCCGGGATCAGTGCCGGGATCAGCGGAAAAGAGCACCACTACAAAGAAACAAAGCGTTCGAAGCAAAGCTAACAAATCCGATGACCCTGTACCCAATCGAAAAAAGTCGAATCGAAAATCTAGTGTTGGATCTAGCAAGCCCAGCAGCGGTAGCAGTTCAAACCCTGAAAAATCACATACTGTGCGCAAAAAGAAAGGCAAAGGGAAGCCTGAAACAGAAGTGGAACATGTTGAACGTGAATCTCCCCCTGTATCTGGCGATGAAGTAGCTGGGGCCCCTTCTCCTGATATCTCAGTACTGCCCAATCTAATACGAAAACGAAAAAATCAAACTAAACTCCAACCAGTGAAACGTCGTAAAATTGATCAACTCCAAGGGGCCGATGAAGAGTTGGAGTTGACTCTGTCTCCTGGAGGCAGGCAGTATCGTAGGCACAAGGTTGGCCCTAGATCAGCCAGAACACCGGGTGTACGCCGCTCTAGACGTACTAAGATTCCACCTGTACGACCGTGGCTTGGAGAGAAGGTTGAGTATGAGATGAGGAGGAAGTCAG GAGTGAGTCTAAAAGGATACCTGGTCCCAAACTACGATCTGGATGAGCCTGCTCCTCCCAAGAGAAAGCATACAAAGAGAACCACTTCTCAGGAGGCAGTAAATGCAACTGATAGTGATTTTGAGAAACTCACCATTGGAGATAGCTCAAATGAAGAGGAATGGA CGGTGGTGAGGACCAAAGCTTCCTCTGACAAGATTGAGATTAACGAGTTGGCTAACATCGACTACTACCGTTTCTACTCCACCAATGCCATTGCATTCGGTGTCATGTCATTCCAACCAATGGCCATTAAAGATAGCTGCTCTAACTTGGACCACCAGATT GTGTTTCATATAACCACTGGAAGGCTTCAGTTTAAAGTGAATGACATAGAGTACAGTGTTCAGCCAGGAATGACTGTTCATATACCACCGAGCTCATTTTATCGAATTCAGAACTTGCACAGATCTAAAGCTGAAGTATTTTATGTGGCACACTCTGTTAAAACCAACACAGACTGA